A genome region from Acinetobacter sp. YWS30-1 includes the following:
- a CDS encoding IS5-like element IS17 family transposase, with amino-acid sequence MKKPTHKIYRTTNWPAYNRALMSRGNIAIWFDPATQWYAPSKGKQGRNQTYSDAAIQCCLMIKSLFRLSLRMVTGFVQSLIKLCGLNWTAPDYSTLCRRQKHIDIAISYQKSSDGLHLLVDSTGMKFLGEGEWKRKKHGAEYRRQWRKLHIGIDAKTLQIRAIQLTTNNVSDSQVLGDLLNQIPQDEQIDSVYTDGAYDTKQCRQVIADRQAHAVIPPRKNAKPWKDTKSSSLERNELLRTVKHLGRTLWKKWSGYHRRSLVETKMHCIKLLGDKLMARSFPSQVNEIHARVAVLNRFTELGRPLTQVTP; translated from the coding sequence ATGAAGAAGCCTACACACAAAATCTACCGCACAACCAATTGGCCCGCATATAACCGAGCACTCATGAGTCGCGGAAATATTGCCATTTGGTTTGATCCTGCTACGCAATGGTATGCTCCATCAAAAGGCAAACAAGGGCGAAATCAAACCTACTCCGACGCAGCTATCCAATGCTGCTTAATGATTAAATCTCTATTCCGTTTGTCTTTACGTATGGTCACTGGCTTTGTGCAAAGTCTGATTAAACTTTGCGGATTAAATTGGACCGCACCAGATTACAGTACGCTTTGTAGAAGACAAAAGCATATTGATATTGCAATCAGCTACCAAAAAAGTAGCGATGGGCTGCATCTACTCGTAGACTCTACAGGCATGAAGTTTCTAGGTGAGGGCGAATGGAAACGCAAGAAACATGGAGCTGAATATCGTCGCCAATGGCGTAAACTACATATTGGTATAGATGCCAAAACCCTACAAATACGCGCTATTCAGCTCACAACCAATAATGTCAGTGATTCACAGGTGCTTGGTGATTTACTTAATCAGATTCCACAAGATGAGCAGATTGACTCTGTTTATACCGATGGAGCTTATGACACCAAGCAATGCCGTCAGGTCATTGCAGATCGGCAAGCGCATGCGGTGATTCCACCTAGAAAAAATGCGAAACCATGGAAAGATACAAAGAGTAGCTCGCTAGAGCGAAATGAATTACTTCGAACAGTTAAACATTTAGGCAGGACATTATGGAAAAAATGGTCAGGCTATCATCGCCGCAGTTTGGTGGAAACCAAGATGCATTGCATCAAATTATTAGGCGATAAATTAATGGCAAGAAGCTTTCCTAGTCAGGTGAATGAGATCCATGCACGTGTAGCAGTCCTTAACAGATTTACGGAATTAGGTCGCCCACTTACCCAAGTTACGCCTTAA
- the bioD gene encoding dethiobiotin synthase — MQQSRFLAKIWNEQGIRTITQKLIQTGNVDISEDIEQHRAIMGCGLLPEDQQKLTMPEIFTYPASPHLAARLDGRAINFEQIQQATEQLAAGYDCILLEGAGGLMVPLTEEFLTIDYIQTHNYPVILVTSGRLGSINHTLLSLELLKLRGIRLHAIAFNHADNSKDPLIAEDTIAYLKQYLQRDFADTTWVDIPALNLAPSIHE; from the coding sequence GTGCAACAAAGCCGTTTCTTGGCCAAAATTTGGAATGAGCAGGGTATTCGTACTATAACCCAAAAGCTGATCCAGACCGGAAATGTCGATATATCAGAAGATATCGAACAGCATCGTGCAATTATGGGTTGTGGACTGTTACCGGAAGACCAGCAAAAACTGACCATGCCGGAAATTTTTACGTATCCGGCTTCACCGCATCTTGCTGCGCGTCTAGATGGGAGAGCCATTAATTTTGAACAGATTCAGCAGGCCACCGAACAGCTGGCTGCGGGCTATGACTGTATTTTGCTGGAAGGTGCAGGTGGTCTAATGGTGCCCTTAACCGAAGAGTTCCTAACTATTGATTATATTCAGACACATAATTATCCGGTGATTCTGGTCACTTCAGGGCGTTTGGGTAGTATTAATCATACCTTGCTGAGTCTTGAGTTGTTAAAACTCCGCGGGATTCGATTACATGCCATTGCTTTTAATCATGCAGATAACTCCAAAGATCCCTTGATCGCTGAAGATACCATTGCTTACTTAAAACAGTATTTGCAGCGTGATTTTGCTGATACGACATGGGTTGATATTCCAGCTTTAAATTTAGCCCCGTCTATCCATGAGTAA
- a CDS encoding PPC domain-containing protein, giving the protein MEIANTKLLAGALIALTLTIVSPVLLANDNNDIRKTIVVKFAKKAYSANYYGRIDGYKYDSYKFYAKKGQKLKVKLTGGNVEAYLWGNQLKDSINLGEYSPELDDNGIYILPASGEYEIRVLQPRSQARKDKKPQYWMSIDIK; this is encoded by the coding sequence ATGGAAATAGCGAATACGAAATTACTAGCTGGCGCTTTGATAGCCCTAACTTTAACTATAGTTAGCCCTGTCTTACTTGCAAATGATAACAATGATATACGGAAGACTATTGTAGTTAAGTTTGCTAAAAAAGCTTACTCTGCAAATTATTACGGAAGGATAGATGGATACAAGTATGATTCCTACAAATTTTATGCTAAAAAAGGGCAAAAGTTAAAAGTGAAGTTGACTGGAGGAAATGTTGAAGCTTACTTATGGGGTAATCAATTAAAAGACTCCATCAATCTTGGAGAATATTCTCCAGAGCTTGATGATAATGGTATTTATATTTTACCTGCTTCAGGTGAGTATGAAATTAGAGTATTACAACCTAGATCACAGGCAAGAAAAGATAAAAAACCTCAATACTGGATGAGTATTGACATTAAATAA
- a CDS encoding tyrosine-type recombinase/integrase: MSLTEIKVRQAKPKEKIYFLADDDGLSLKVEPNGRKSWSYRYSLAGTNKRPRMKLGEYPVMSLKEARSVRDEYKFNNYENKPLHKKYIKTFQDICEEWLEFKIKNSFEDEPRCGVIQLAKKCLDQDVYPNIGLMPFMEIKRYDLVKIIKNIESRNVKEPVKKAYSYLNQIYDYAVAMGYCEYNIAHGLHKILVNNKIKKNYPHLNSDELSNFLAKLNQINTDPIIKKALLFKLYTGVRGGELLLCEPHHFDLDKKIWKIPALHIKQYRRKVILGHDIPDFFVPLSDQALEVVKSALVWSHGEKYVFSSPRNNNKPIHFNTLNLIIRKMGYTKNELTSHGLRSTFSTILNESGLFQSNWIEAQLSHTDKNKTRASYNHAEYFNQRMEMMQWWGDFIDSCTVN; encoded by the coding sequence ATGAGTCTTACTGAAATTAAGGTACGTCAAGCTAAACCAAAGGAAAAAATCTATTTTCTGGCAGATGATGACGGCTTAAGTTTGAAGGTAGAACCAAACGGACGTAAATCTTGGAGTTACCGCTATTCACTTGCAGGGACAAATAAACGTCCTCGCATGAAGTTGGGTGAATATCCTGTAATGTCCTTGAAAGAGGCCAGATCAGTCCGGGATGAATATAAATTTAATAATTATGAAAATAAACCACTGCATAAAAAATACATCAAAACTTTTCAGGATATTTGTGAAGAGTGGTTAGAATTTAAAATTAAAAATTCCTTTGAAGATGAACCACGATGCGGTGTAATTCAGCTCGCAAAAAAATGTTTAGATCAGGATGTTTATCCAAATATTGGACTAATGCCATTTATGGAAATTAAAAGATATGATCTAGTTAAGATTATTAAAAATATAGAATCTAGAAATGTAAAAGAACCTGTAAAGAAAGCCTATAGTTATTTAAATCAGATTTATGATTATGCGGTAGCGATGGGGTATTGTGAATATAATATTGCACATGGACTTCATAAAATATTAGTCAACAATAAGATTAAGAAAAACTATCCTCATTTAAATTCAGATGAACTATCTAATTTCTTAGCTAAATTAAATCAGATTAATACAGATCCTATTATTAAAAAAGCCCTGTTATTTAAATTATATACAGGCGTCCGTGGTGGAGAATTATTGCTTTGTGAACCACATCACTTCGATCTAGATAAAAAAATATGGAAAATACCAGCCTTACATATTAAACAATATAGAAGAAAGGTTATTTTAGGTCATGATATCCCTGATTTTTTTGTTCCACTATCTGATCAAGCACTTGAAGTTGTGAAATCAGCACTCGTTTGGTCTCATGGCGAAAAATATGTGTTTTCTAGCCCCCGAAACAATAATAAACCTATTCATTTTAATACCCTGAACTTGATTATCAGAAAAATGGGATATACTAAAAATGAATTAACTTCTCATGGGTTACGATCGACATTTAGTACCATATTAAATGAATCCGGTTTATTTCAATCAAATTGGATTGAAGCACAGCTATCTCATACTGATAAAAATAAAACCCGTGCAAGTTATAATCATGCAGAATATTTTAATCAGCGTATGGAAATGATGCAATGGTGGGGCGATTTTATTGATAGTTGTACTGTAAATTAA
- a CDS encoding helix-turn-helix domain-containing protein translates to MDKRYKPMTAIEQMKKRHEVLEMINHNPDWPFYKVARYIRTELHLTLNEMAKITKIAPQTLQKMEQPDSNPTLESMMKLLNTFGLKIMIQSK, encoded by the coding sequence ATGGATAAGCGCTATAAACCGATGACCGCGATTGAGCAGATGAAAAAACGTCATGAAGTATTAGAGATGATTAATCACAATCCTGACTGGCCATTTTATAAAGTTGCGCGTTATATCCGTACTGAGCTGCATCTGACCTTAAATGAAATGGCTAAAATCACAAAAATAGCACCTCAGACTTTGCAGAAAATGGAACAACCCGATAGTAATCCGACTCTGGAATCAATGATGAAACTCTTGAATACCTTTGGTCTAAAGATTATGATTCAATCCAAGTAA
- a CDS encoding type II toxin-antitoxin system HipA family toxin has translation MDYYCTLQIFQDNEWSDCAIVELTDSHEAGWRASTRTSYLFEYAISHMDVRDGHALSYQFPVNVQNNLQKQWPAFLMDLLPQGYGRKELLNQLDFSENMQEQADWFLLKAGAGNPIGNLRVKEAFEWLQAHFPVQENVGFSLSEIIERKEKFIESLASYGLFVAGSSGVQGEWPKLLLTQGHDGLFYLDHTLSDEMAAKHWLVKFSRGNDQSLESILQHEALYMKIAQYLDLRVYAELELHGKTLFIPRFDRKIVDNKVDRIAQESLASLSNKAGFGVRMTHNQVCALLMECCTDPKPEIFEYLKRDLANVALGNKDNHTRNTAIQRFNDGTIRLSPLFDFAPMWLHPDGIARTTRWEKDDHGGMPIWRSVIEQITEQTGIEHQEIQSEFVKQLPLYQGLMAEMHRLQISEEILQNSQYRIENICQQIQELAHG, from the coding sequence ATGGATTATTACTGTACACTACAGATCTTTCAAGATAATGAATGGTCAGATTGCGCGATCGTCGAGCTTACAGACAGCCATGAAGCTGGCTGGAGAGCATCGACCCGTACTTCCTATCTTTTCGAGTATGCAATCTCGCATATGGACGTGAGAGATGGACATGCGCTTTCGTATCAGTTTCCAGTCAATGTCCAAAATAACTTACAAAAGCAATGGCCAGCATTTTTGATGGATCTTTTGCCTCAAGGATACGGCCGTAAAGAACTGCTGAATCAATTAGATTTTTCCGAAAATATGCAGGAACAGGCAGACTGGTTTTTGCTAAAAGCAGGAGCAGGTAATCCCATTGGCAACCTCCGAGTGAAAGAAGCTTTTGAATGGCTGCAGGCGCATTTCCCGGTGCAAGAGAATGTGGGTTTTAGCCTAAGCGAAATCATTGAAAGAAAAGAAAAATTTATAGAATCGCTGGCCTCCTATGGATTATTTGTTGCAGGTTCTTCTGGCGTTCAGGGTGAATGGCCAAAACTATTACTAACCCAAGGCCATGATGGGTTATTTTATCTGGATCATACCCTTTCAGATGAAATGGCAGCCAAACACTGGCTGGTTAAATTCAGCCGTGGCAATGATCAAAGTCTGGAAAGCATCCTGCAGCATGAAGCACTTTATATGAAGATTGCCCAGTATCTGGATTTAAGGGTTTATGCTGAGCTGGAATTGCATGGCAAAACCCTGTTTATTCCAAGATTTGACCGGAAAATTGTAGATAACAAAGTAGACAGAATTGCACAGGAAAGCCTTGCTTCGTTGAGCAATAAAGCAGGCTTTGGGGTAAGAATGACCCATAATCAGGTATGTGCTTTACTGATGGAATGCTGTACAGATCCTAAACCGGAAATTTTCGAATATTTGAAACGGGATTTAGCCAATGTGGCTTTAGGCAATAAAGATAATCATACCCGCAATACAGCGATTCAACGTTTTAATGATGGAACCATCCGACTCTCTCCCCTGTTTGATTTCGCTCCAATGTGGTTACATCCGGATGGTATTGCACGAACTACCCGCTGGGAAAAAGATGATCATGGCGGCATGCCAATATGGCGCTCGGTGATTGAGCAGATTACAGAACAAACGGGCATTGAACATCAAGAAATCCAGTCAGAATTTGTCAAGCAATTGCCTCTTTATCAAGGATTAATGGCTGAAATGCACAGACTGCAGATCTCTGAGGAAATTTTGCAGAATAGTCAGTACCGGATTGAAAATATATGCCAGCAGATTCAGGAGCTAGCCCATGGATAA
- a CDS encoding ISNCY family transposase, translating to MLITMSDKEIQRLAVLQDVRDHRITQVRAAEILNLSTRQITRLLQKLNQDGVSGLAHASRGQPGHHRHDELLKSKCLSIISEHLLGFGPTLAHEKLSSIFDLNIPVETVRRWMMANDLWIPRSKRLKRPYQPRYNRDCFGELIQIDGSYHDWFEGRAAKCCLLVYIDDATGKLLHLRFCEAETTFDYMLSTRAYIEQYGKPLAFYSDKHSVFRVNQKSRKDSQITQFGRILNELNIDIIFANSPQAKGRVERANRTLQDRLIKEMRLEGISSIAEANAWLPCFIEHFNQKFAKCARNSKNLHRSLTESDAELEDIFTWQESRKVTKNLTITYDKCIYLLEPTELNHKLVGQYISFLEYPDGTVALMHEGRKINYSVFNKLAGLQQNEVVENKRLGSVLAHIQQQHEELEKQNKRSRLKKSMPSRKAQKAVIEQRKLNPVLDSLS from the coding sequence ATGTTGATCACTATGTCTGACAAGGAAATTCAACGTCTTGCAGTTCTGCAAGACGTTCGAGATCATCGTATTACCCAGGTCCGTGCTGCTGAAATCCTGAATCTTTCCACTCGTCAAATTACCCGGTTATTGCAGAAACTCAATCAAGACGGTGTTTCAGGTCTGGCACATGCCAGTCGTGGTCAACCTGGCCATCATCGCCATGATGAGTTATTAAAATCAAAATGTCTTTCCATTATTTCTGAACATCTGCTGGGCTTTGGACCTACCTTGGCGCATGAGAAGCTCAGCAGCATATTTGACCTGAATATCCCGGTAGAAACGGTTCGGCGCTGGATGATGGCCAATGACCTCTGGATTCCGCGATCCAAGCGCCTTAAACGTCCATATCAGCCACGTTATAACCGGGATTGCTTCGGTGAGCTGATCCAGATTGATGGCTCATATCATGACTGGTTCGAAGGACGCGCTGCTAAGTGCTGTTTATTGGTGTATATCGATGATGCCACTGGAAAGCTGTTGCATCTACGCTTCTGTGAGGCGGAAACCACCTTCGACTATATGCTTTCAACCCGAGCCTACATTGAACAATACGGCAAACCTCTGGCCTTTTATAGCGACAAACATTCGGTATTCAGAGTTAATCAGAAATCCAGGAAAGACAGCCAGATCACGCAATTTGGGCGGATTCTGAACGAGTTAAATATTGATATTATCTTTGCCAACTCACCACAGGCTAAAGGTCGCGTAGAACGCGCGAATAGAACCCTTCAAGACCGTTTGATCAAGGAGATGCGTCTGGAAGGCATCAGTTCAATTGCCGAAGCCAATGCATGGCTACCCTGCTTCATTGAGCACTTCAATCAGAAGTTTGCCAAGTGTGCGAGAAACTCGAAGAATTTACATCGATCTTTAACGGAATCTGATGCTGAGCTGGAGGATATATTCACTTGGCAGGAATCGCGTAAGGTCACGAAGAACCTAACCATCACCTATGACAAGTGTATTTATCTGCTTGAACCGACAGAGCTGAATCATAAGCTTGTTGGGCAATACATTTCATTTCTGGAGTACCCGGATGGCACTGTGGCCCTCATGCATGAAGGACGGAAGATCAACTATAGCGTCTTCAATAAACTGGCTGGACTACAGCAGAATGAAGTGGTTGAGAATAAAAGATTAGGCTCAGTTCTGGCGCATATCCAGCAACAACATGAAGAGTTGGAGAAACAGAATAAACGTTCCCGTCTCAAGAAAAGTATGCCGAGTCGTAAAGCTCAGAAAGCTGTTATTGAACAAAGAAAGTTAAATCCTGTCCTTGACTCTCTGAGTTAA
- a CDS encoding 2,3-butanediol dehydrogenase, which yields MKAARFYDRGDIRIEDIPEPKVLPGTVGIQVAWCGICGTDLHEFMEGPIFIPPCGHPHPISGESAPVTMGHEFSGVVYAVGEGVDDIQIGQHVVVEPYIIADDVPTGPNDKYHLSKNMNFIGLGGRGGGLSEKIAVQRRWVHPISNDIPLDQAALIEPLSVGHHAYVRSGAKAGDIALVGGAGPIGLLLSAILKAKGLTVIITELSAKRKEKAIEAGVADYVLDPSQVDVVNEVMKITQDRGVDVAFECSSVNKVMDTLVAAMKPTGVVVIVSIWSHPATINVHSVVMKELDIRGTIAYVNDHQETIRLVEQGKINLEPFITQRIALDDLVSKGFETLIHNNESAVKIIVHP from the coding sequence ATGAAAGCAGCTCGTTTTTATGACCGAGGGGATATTCGAATTGAAGATATCCCTGAACCGAAAGTACTTCCAGGCACAGTTGGAATTCAAGTTGCATGGTGCGGTATTTGCGGTACAGATTTACATGAATTCATGGAAGGCCCTATTTTTATTCCACCTTGTGGTCATCCACATCCAATTTCGGGAGAATCTGCACCTGTAACAATGGGACATGAATTTTCAGGCGTAGTTTATGCAGTTGGTGAAGGTGTAGACGATATCCAAATTGGACAACATGTCGTAGTTGAACCCTATATTATTGCGGATGATGTCCCGACTGGCCCCAATGATAAGTATCATTTATCAAAAAATATGAACTTTATTGGTTTAGGCGGACGCGGTGGTGGTCTTTCTGAAAAAATTGCAGTTCAGCGGCGTTGGGTACATCCTATTTCAAATGATATTCCTTTAGACCAAGCAGCATTGATAGAACCTTTATCTGTCGGTCATCATGCCTATGTCAGAAGTGGCGCAAAAGCTGGCGATATCGCACTGGTTGGTGGAGCAGGCCCAATAGGCTTACTTTTATCTGCTATTTTAAAGGCTAAAGGTCTTACGGTTATCATCACTGAACTGAGTGCAAAACGTAAAGAAAAAGCGATAGAGGCTGGTGTTGCCGATTATGTATTGGATCCATCTCAGGTTGATGTGGTAAATGAAGTAATGAAAATTACTCAAGACCGCGGTGTAGATGTTGCTTTTGAATGTAGTAGTGTCAATAAAGTCATGGATACACTCGTTGCAGCAATGAAACCAACTGGTGTAGTCGTTATCGTTTCTATTTGGAGCCATCCTGCCACAATTAATGTGCATAGTGTGGTGATGAAAGAGCTAGATATTCGTGGCACGATAGCTTACGTCAATGACCATCAGGAAACTATTCGTTTGGTTGAGCAAGGTAAGATTAATCTAGAACCTTTTATTACCCAACGGATTGCATTAGATGATCTTGTTTCTAAAGGCTTTGAAACATTGATTCATAATAATGAGTCTGCTGTAAAAATTATTGTTCATCCGTAG
- a CDS encoding acetoin reductase, with the protein MPRGLNNKVALITGAAQGIGRGIALRLAQEGVHIALVDLHQEKLNTVQQEVEAFGVKATTFIADISDPIQISDAINHAESILNGFDIMINNAGIAQVKALAEVTPSEFNQIMNINVGGVLWGIQAAANKFKQRQQAGKIINACSIAGHEGFALLGVYSATKFAVRALTQAAAKEYASVEITVNSYCPGVVGTDMWVEIDQRFSEITGAPIGQTYKKYVDGIALGRAETPDDVAALVAFLASEDANYITGQSILTDGGMVYR; encoded by the coding sequence ATGCCTAGAGGTTTAAACAACAAAGTTGCTTTAATTACGGGTGCGGCACAAGGCATTGGACGTGGTATTGCCTTACGTTTAGCACAAGAAGGTGTACATATTGCCTTGGTCGATCTTCATCAAGAAAAGTTAAATACTGTTCAACAAGAGGTTGAAGCCTTTGGCGTAAAAGCCACCACATTTATTGCGGATATTTCAGATCCAATACAAATCAGTGACGCTATTAATCATGCAGAATCGATACTTAATGGCTTTGATATCATGATTAATAATGCAGGTATTGCACAAGTCAAAGCTTTGGCAGAAGTAACGCCGAGTGAATTTAACCAAATTATGAACATCAATGTCGGTGGTGTACTTTGGGGGATTCAAGCCGCAGCAAATAAATTTAAACAACGCCAACAGGCTGGAAAAATTATTAATGCATGCTCAATAGCAGGTCATGAAGGCTTTGCTTTACTCGGTGTTTATTCGGCAACGAAATTTGCAGTTCGTGCATTGACGCAAGCTGCGGCTAAAGAATATGCTAGTGTTGAAATTACTGTAAATAGTTATTGTCCGGGTGTTGTTGGTACAGACATGTGGGTCGAAATAGATCAGCGGTTCTCTGAAATTACAGGTGCACCAATTGGTCAAACGTATAAAAAATATGTAGATGGTATTGCTTTAGGACGTGCTGAAACACCAGATGACGTGGCTGCATTAGTTGCATTTTTAGCCAGCGAGGATGCAAACTATATTACAGGTCAGTCTATTTTGACAGATGGTGGAATGGTTTACCGTTAA
- the lpdA gene encoding dihydrolipoyl dehydrogenase: MSDTQFDLVVIGAGPGGYVAAIRAAQLGLKTAIVEKQHLGGVCLNWGCIPTKALLSGAVLAQQFKHAGQFGFTLNAIDFDIQKLVHHSRQVSEQLVQGIGQLLKKNQITVFNAAAQFIAKEQLELTDANGQKQQISAPHIIVATGARAANLPHIPVDGHQVWSYKEALVPEQLPKSLLVIGSGAIGSEFASLYQDLGCQVTLVDIAKQILPSEDIEVAKYVQKQFEQQGMQVLTEATVKKIETDQAQVHCHIETATGVQIITVEKVLSAIGVKPNAENLGLEALGVELENGFIKVDSWCKTNIVGVYAIGDVAGAPCLAHKASHEAILCVEKIAGLDHVHALDRTQIPGCIFTHPQVASIGLTEQKAKAAGLNINVGKFPLQANGKALALGDSAGFIKTIFSQETGELLGAHMVGHEVTEHIQGFAIAKYLEATDESLAQVIFPHPTLSEAMHESVLSAMQRAIHI, from the coding sequence ATGTCAGATACACAATTTGATCTTGTGGTTATTGGTGCTGGTCCTGGAGGATATGTCGCTGCGATTCGCGCAGCGCAACTGGGATTAAAAACGGCAATCGTTGAAAAACAACACTTAGGCGGAGTATGTCTTAATTGGGGATGCATTCCAACCAAGGCATTATTGAGCGGGGCTGTGCTTGCGCAGCAGTTCAAACATGCAGGGCAGTTTGGCTTTACGCTTAACGCGATTGATTTTGATATTCAAAAACTGGTCCATCATAGCAGACAGGTTTCTGAGCAACTGGTGCAAGGTATCGGTCAACTATTGAAAAAAAATCAAATCACTGTTTTTAACGCAGCAGCCCAGTTTATTGCCAAAGAGCAATTAGAGCTTACAGATGCGAATGGTCAAAAACAGCAGATTTCTGCACCGCATATTATTGTCGCAACAGGCGCACGTGCGGCCAATTTGCCTCATATTCCTGTAGATGGCCATCAGGTCTGGAGTTATAAAGAGGCTTTAGTTCCAGAACAATTACCAAAATCTTTACTGGTCATTGGTTCGGGTGCTATAGGCAGTGAGTTTGCAAGCCTATACCAAGACTTAGGCTGCCAAGTCACCTTGGTTGATATTGCAAAGCAGATTCTTCCTAGCGAAGACATTGAAGTTGCGAAGTATGTACAAAAGCAATTTGAACAGCAGGGTATGCAGGTTTTAACCGAAGCGACTGTAAAAAAAATAGAAACTGATCAGGCTCAAGTACATTGTCATATTGAAACTGCCACAGGTGTACAAATCATTACTGTTGAAAAGGTGCTTTCAGCTATTGGCGTGAAACCAAATGCTGAAAATCTTGGCCTAGAAGCTTTAGGTGTCGAATTAGAGAATGGTTTTATTAAAGTCGACTCATGGTGCAAAACTAATATTGTGGGCGTATATGCAATTGGCGATGTTGCAGGCGCACCGTGTTTGGCACACAAGGCCAGTCACGAGGCTATTCTTTGTGTGGAGAAAATTGCAGGTTTAGATCATGTACATGCTTTAGATCGTACACAAATTCCGGGCTGTATTTTTACCCATCCGCAAGTGGCCAGTATTGGTTTGACAGAACAGAAAGCGAAAGCTGCGGGCTTGAATATCAATGTGGGTAAGTTTCCTTTGCAAGCCAATGGTAAGGCATTGGCTTTGGGTGATAGCGCAGGATTCATTAAAACTATTTTTAGTCAGGAAACGGGTGAATTGTTAGGTGCTCACATGGTTGGACATGAAGTTACCGAACATATTCAGGGTTTTGCCATCGCAAAATACCTAGAAGCGACGGATGAAAGCTTAGCACAGGTCATTTTCCCTCATCCTACTTTGTCTGAGGCGATGCATGAGTCGGTCTTGTCGGCGATGCAACGTGCAATCCATATTTAA